One region of Halohasta litchfieldiae genomic DNA includes:
- a CDS encoding precorrin-2 dehydrogenase/sirohydrochlorin ferrochelatase family protein: MIPLYHDFSEETVLVFGGGSVGARKARRFAREAQVVVISPAFDERFETDEELAAVDRIRAAPEPAEVPEWVDRFEPVLVVAATDDPDLNRAVDEAASERGLLINRTDQSGGRDVDSVVVPATVRDGPVSVAISTGGKSPALSRYLRQQIEAEIEDAGAMAELTGELRAELKESDLSVADRRAAVRSVVRSSSVWKALHTGTAKATKEAERVMAAEHDDTDGGSR, encoded by the coding sequence GTGATACCGCTCTACCACGATTTCAGCGAGGAAACGGTTCTCGTCTTCGGCGGCGGCAGCGTCGGAGCCCGCAAGGCTCGCCGGTTTGCCCGCGAGGCGCAGGTGGTCGTCATCAGCCCGGCGTTCGACGAGCGATTTGAGACCGACGAAGAGCTGGCAGCTGTCGACCGAATCCGTGCGGCTCCGGAGCCAGCCGAGGTCCCGGAGTGGGTCGACCGATTCGAGCCTGTCTTGGTCGTTGCTGCAACCGACGACCCTGATTTAAATAGGGCAGTCGACGAGGCAGCCAGCGAACGTGGACTACTTATAAACCGTACCGACCAGTCCGGCGGACGGGATGTCGACAGCGTCGTCGTTCCGGCCACCGTGCGCGATGGGCCGGTATCGGTTGCGATTTCGACCGGCGGGAAGAGTCCCGCACTCTCGCGATATTTGCGCCAGCAGATCGAAGCCGAAATCGAGGATGCGGGTGCGATGGCCGAGCTTACGGGGGAGCTTCGAGCGGAGCTGAAAGAATCCGACCTCTCGGTGGCAGATCGCCGGGCGGCTGTCCGGTCGGTTGTCCGTTCGTCGTCCGTTTGGAAGGCTTTACATACGGGTACTGCCAAAGCGACAAAAGAGGCAGAGCGCGTAATGGCAGCCGAACACGACGACACGGACGGTGGAAGCCGATGA
- a CDS encoding HAD family hydrolase: protein MVTEEYDFWLFDLDGTLIDTEWGYTREVFDRVGDRLGRPFSDREAEIIWHGLGGARDPMLRQWGIDPAEFWPVFHDEEEPLVRAESTYLHPDAVDFMAEIERQSVPVGLVTHCQEFLTEPVLQHLDIGDWFDTVVCCTEELGWKPDPAPVSHAMSQLGVDASQRGVLAGDGESDIGAAWNAGLDGIHVERHGVDQRGRCVLGDYRVDSFEPLLSDVATDGGTKRV, encoded by the coding sequence ATGGTCACCGAGGAGTACGATTTCTGGCTGTTCGATCTCGACGGGACGCTGATCGACACCGAGTGGGGGTACACCCGCGAGGTGTTCGACCGCGTCGGTGATCGGTTAGGTCGACCGTTTAGCGACCGCGAGGCCGAAATCATCTGGCACGGGCTGGGTGGCGCACGCGACCCCATGCTCCGACAGTGGGGGATCGACCCCGCGGAGTTTTGGCCCGTGTTCCACGACGAAGAAGAGCCGCTGGTTCGGGCGGAATCAACGTATCTCCACCCCGACGCGGTCGACTTCATGGCTGAGATCGAACGCCAATCGGTGCCGGTCGGCCTCGTGACCCACTGCCAAGAGTTTTTGACCGAACCCGTGTTACAGCATCTCGATATCGGTGACTGGTTCGACACCGTCGTCTGTTGTACCGAGGAGTTGGGGTGGAAACCCGACCCTGCGCCGGTGAGCCATGCGATGAGCCAGTTGGGTGTCGACGCCAGCCAGCGCGGCGTGTTGGCGGGTGATGGCGAAAGCGACATCGGCGCGGCGTGGAACGCCGGACTCGATGGGATTCACGTCGAACGCCACGGCGTCGACCAGCGGGGACGCTGTGTGTTGGGCGATTATCGCGTCGACTCCTTCGAGCCGCTGTTGTCGGATGTGGCAACCGATGGCGGAACGAAACGGGTGTAA
- a CDS encoding 4a-hydroxytetrahydrobiopterin dehydratase yields MTLDNDEIADRLPDDWGREGDEIVRTYEFDDYLTGVDFATECAEIANEEFHHPELIIGFRTVEVRLTSHEAGGITDDDIRLAKQFDDEY; encoded by the coding sequence ATGACACTCGATAACGACGAGATAGCCGACCGGCTGCCCGACGACTGGGGCCGCGAGGGCGACGAAATCGTCCGGACCTACGAGTTCGACGACTACCTCACTGGCGTCGACTTCGCAACCGAGTGCGCCGAAATAGCCAACGAGGAGTTCCATCACCCCGAACTGATCATCGGCTTCCGGACTGTGGAGGTGCGGCTGACGAGCCACGAGGCTGGTGGAATCACCGATGACGACATCCGGCTTGCAAAGCAGTTCGACGACGAGTACTGA
- the ahbB gene encoding siroheme decarboxylase subunit beta has protein sequence MQQVDAELSRLDRAIVNAFQGGFPTVERPFEPAAAALRDQGVDVTADELLARVQHLDEEGILTRFGALVNAQEIGGNASLVAMHAPPERFDEIADQVNEFREVAHNYEREHPHLNMWFVVSVADEDRIEEVLAEIEAETGQQTYNLPKQQEFRVEAKFMLDGPIDEGDVDLADLGPAVDPTDKTTLTPAERDLVIEIQGGLPITATPYADVADALDADVDWVIETIKRFNEEGKVRRVGVIPNHYALGYTENGMTVWNVPDDLVSEVGPEIASLGFVTHCYQRPRHEGVWPYNFFAMTHGRTEAESQQRIQQVKARMDDFWDVEDEDWDSLFSTQILKKTGIRLAERAEANTE, from the coding sequence ATGCAACAGGTCGACGCGGAGCTATCGAGGCTCGACCGCGCAATCGTCAACGCGTTTCAGGGCGGGTTTCCGACGGTTGAGCGCCCCTTCGAGCCCGCGGCGGCAGCACTCCGTGATCAGGGAGTCGACGTGACGGCCGACGAACTGCTCGCGCGCGTCCAACACCTCGACGAGGAGGGAATCTTGACTCGGTTCGGCGCGCTGGTCAACGCCCAAGAAATCGGTGGCAATGCCTCGCTGGTCGCCATGCACGCCCCACCCGAGCGCTTCGATGAGATCGCCGACCAAGTAAACGAGTTCCGCGAAGTCGCCCACAACTACGAACGCGAACATCCACATCTCAACATGTGGTTCGTCGTCAGTGTAGCTGACGAGGATCGAATCGAAGAGGTCCTCGCAGAGATCGAGGCCGAAACCGGCCAGCAGACCTACAACCTCCCCAAACAGCAGGAGTTCCGCGTCGAGGCCAAGTTCATGCTCGATGGCCCAATCGACGAGGGCGACGTCGACCTTGCCGACCTTGGTCCAGCAGTCGACCCAACCGACAAGACCACCTTGACGCCCGCAGAACGGGATCTCGTCATCGAAATTCAGGGCGGACTCCCGATTACTGCGACACCGTATGCCGACGTTGCCGATGCACTCGATGCGGATGTCGACTGGGTAATCGAGACGATCAAACGGTTCAACGAGGAGGGGAAAGTCCGCCGTGTCGGCGTTATTCCGAACCACTACGCGCTGGGCTACACCGAAAACGGAATGACCGTCTGGAACGTCCCCGACGACCTCGTTTCGGAGGTCGGCCCAGAAATCGCCAGTCTGGGTTTCGTTACCCACTGCTACCAGCGACCCCGCCACGAGGGCGTCTGGCCCTACAACTTCTTTGCGATGACCCACGGTCGGACCGAAGCCGAGAGTCAACAGCGCATCCAGCAGGTCAAAGCACGGATGGATGACTTCTGGGACGTTGAGGACGAGGACTGGGACTCGCTGTTTTCGACCCAGATTCTCAAAAAGACCGGGATTCGACTGGCCGAACGAGCGGAGGCGAACACGGAGTGA
- the crcB gene encoding fluoride efflux transporter CrcB translates to MVPMEPAYLLGTGGAIGAVLRYLVSDLVVRQQGDMQFPLSTLVVNVIGSFVLGVVVFGNFSEAVTLFFGVGLCGAFTTYSSFSVQTVRLWERGMGGAAVLNAVGNFVLSVAAAGLAWLIIG, encoded by the coding sequence ATGGTCCCGATGGAGCCAGCCTATCTCCTCGGTACCGGTGGAGCCATCGGCGCGGTGCTTCGGTATCTGGTCTCGGATCTCGTCGTCCGGCAACAGGGCGACATGCAGTTTCCCTTGTCGACACTCGTCGTCAACGTCATCGGGAGCTTCGTACTCGGCGTGGTCGTTTTCGGCAACTTCAGCGAGGCCGTGACGCTATTTTTCGGCGTTGGGCTCTGTGGCGCATTCACGACCTATTCCTCGTTCAGTGTCCAGACGGTGCGGCTCTGGGAGCGGGGAATGGGCGGCGCTGCGGTTCTCAACGCTGTCGGTAACTTCGTCCTCAGCGTTGCCGCCGCTGGGCTGGCGTGGCTCATCATTGGGTAG
- a CDS encoding bacteriorhodopsin: MILPVELWAAIGAIALAAGTLPSVYFALTEPENRRYYAILAAITAIAAVSYTLTSQGIGTLSVDGASFYTPRYVDWLLTTPLLILYMTLLCKPGKQIYGLLIGLDVALILLGIAAIFTTGTLSLALFGAGTLAYLALAYLLVVELPARATFETDRVAMVFTKLRNVTVVLWTMYPIVWLLAPVGYGYLLPNTEMMVVVYLDIITKVGFAVFALLGRDALNPLADDALAMDAGGDDGESTASPNLAD; the protein is encoded by the coding sequence ATGATACTGCCCGTCGAACTCTGGGCGGCTATCGGTGCCATTGCGCTGGCGGCCGGCACGCTCCCCTCGGTCTACTTCGCGCTTACTGAGCCGGAGAACCGACGCTACTATGCGATTCTCGCGGCGATTACCGCTATTGCCGCCGTCTCGTATACGCTGACCTCACAGGGAATCGGCACGCTCTCGGTCGATGGGGCGAGCTTCTACACCCCGCGGTACGTCGACTGGCTGTTGACGACGCCGCTTTTGATTCTCTATATGACGCTGCTCTGTAAGCCGGGCAAGCAGATCTACGGCCTCCTGATCGGCCTCGATGTGGCGCTGATCCTCCTCGGGATCGCTGCGATCTTCACCACCGGGACGCTCTCGTTGGCGCTGTTCGGGGCTGGCACCCTTGCCTATCTCGCCCTTGCCTACCTGCTTGTGGTCGAACTTCCGGCACGAGCAACGTTCGAAACCGACCGCGTGGCGATGGTGTTCACCAAACTCCGCAACGTGACGGTCGTTCTCTGGACGATGTACCCCATCGTCTGGCTGCTGGCACCCGTCGGATACGGCTACCTGCTGCCGAACACGGAGATGATGGTGGTCGTCTATCTCGACATCATCACGAAGGTCGGCTTCGCCGTCTTCGCGCTGCTCGGTCGGGATGCGCTCAACCCACTGGCCGACGACGCGCTGGCGATGGACGCTGGCGGTGACGACGGCGAGTCGACTGCCTCACCGAATCTCGCCGACTAA
- a CDS encoding fluoride efflux transporter FluC — protein sequence MIRRQLLTQLEPTLLIAVGGFAGANLRQFVDLLVPGTLPGTLAVNILGSFALGVLIYDSLDQQAIGDNSRLVFGTGFLSSFTTYSTFVIDTLLAEPLTAVGYVGVSYLCGFLAVLVGRWFVGGGDR from the coding sequence ATGATACGTAGACAGCTCCTCACACAGCTCGAACCGACTTTGCTAATCGCTGTCGGCGGCTTCGCCGGGGCCAACCTCCGGCAGTTCGTCGACCTTCTCGTTCCGGGTACCCTTCCGGGAACTCTCGCAGTAAACATCCTCGGCAGCTTCGCCCTCGGTGTTCTGATCTACGACTCGCTGGACCAACAGGCGATTGGAGACAACTCCCGACTCGTGTTCGGGACTGGCTTTCTCTCGTCGTTTACAACCTACAGCACATTCGTCATCGATACGCTCCTCGCTGAGCCACTGACAGCTGTCGGCTATGTCGGCGTGAGCTATCTCTGTGGCTTCCTTGCGGTGCTCGTCGGTCGCTGGTTCGTCGGCGGAGGTGATCGCTAA
- the lwrS gene encoding LWR-salt protein encodes MDAAYVFRVRFRLDPDDVRVDPNEFETVLRIPAAEPGKEGWLFFQQHLWRGKVGDEKHLREIAEDHLGVSVSAASFSELETDEPYLDALKDEIAVGVARFNADSVDEVLHKYLGSSIHVR; translated from the coding sequence ATGGACGCCGCCTACGTGTTTCGCGTCCGCTTTCGCCTCGATCCCGACGACGTGCGAGTCGACCCCAACGAGTTCGAGACCGTCCTCCGGATTCCGGCCGCAGAGCCCGGAAAAGAGGGCTGGCTGTTCTTCCAGCAGCACCTCTGGCGGGGCAAGGTTGGCGACGAGAAACACCTCCGGGAGATTGCCGAAGATCATCTTGGCGTGTCGGTCAGTGCAGCGAGCTTCAGCGAACTCGAAACCGACGAGCCGTATCTCGACGCGCTGAAAGACGAGATTGCGGTTGGGGTGGCGAGATTCAACGCCGACTCGGTCGACGAAGTCCTCCACAAATATCTCGGCAGTTCGATCCACGTCCGATAA
- a CDS encoding DNA-directed RNA polymerase subunit L, whose amino-acid sequence MELRVIEKTDEELRIEIAGEDHTFMNVLKGELLETDNVAAATYDVNPEQSGGQTDPVLSITTEGGLDPLDALATAAESVRAATDEFADAFEAAA is encoded by the coding sequence ATGGAACTGCGGGTTATCGAAAAGACTGACGAGGAACTCCGCATCGAAATCGCTGGCGAGGATCATACGTTTATGAACGTCCTCAAAGGCGAGCTGCTGGAGACCGACAACGTCGCAGCAGCGACCTACGATGTGAATCCGGAACAGTCCGGCGGCCAGACCGATCCCGTCCTCTCGATTACGACCGAGGGCGGACTCGACCCACTCGACGCACTGGCGACCGCCGCCGAGTCCGTTCGAGCCGCGACCGACGAGTTCGCCGACGCGTTCGAAGCCGCAGCCTAA
- a CDS encoding Nif3-like dinuclear metal center hexameric protein encodes MELSTFTARLDEELQTDAYADVDASANGLQIGPPEQDVDHAAFAVDAAEATIEAAVDADADVLVTHHGLSWGGIERVTDRQYRRIAPLIKNDIALYVSHLPLDGHQSVGNAAGIADLLGLADTAPFGSMGPVTIGQQGRLGEARSVDEITTQLETELEGTDSVQTFDFGPDEVATVAIVTGSGSDWLDEAIAADVDLLITGEGKQKLYHQAREANINAILAGHYATETFGVRSLQTLVDDWGLSTSYHAHPTDL; translated from the coding sequence ATGGAACTCTCGACGTTTACCGCGCGATTAGATGAGGAACTGCAGACCGACGCGTATGCGGATGTCGACGCCAGCGCCAATGGCCTGCAGATTGGCCCCCCCGAGCAAGACGTAGATCACGCCGCGTTCGCGGTCGACGCCGCCGAGGCAACGATTGAGGCCGCGGTCGACGCAGACGCTGACGTGCTCGTGACCCACCACGGACTCTCGTGGGGCGGGATCGAACGCGTCACCGACCGGCAGTACCGGCGGATTGCACCGCTTATCAAAAACGACATCGCGCTCTACGTCTCGCATCTCCCGCTTGATGGCCACCAGTCGGTCGGCAACGCGGCGGGAATCGCAGATCTGCTGGGATTGGCCGACACCGCTCCTTTTGGATCGATGGGTCCTGTGACGATTGGCCAGCAGGGTCGACTGGGTGAGGCCCGTTCGGTCGACGAGATCACGACCCAACTCGAAACCGAACTGGAGGGCACCGACAGCGTCCAGACATTCGACTTCGGCCCCGACGAGGTAGCGACCGTCGCCATCGTCACCGGTAGCGGCAGCGACTGGCTCGACGAGGCCATCGCGGCGGACGTCGACCTCCTGATAACTGGCGAGGGCAAACAGAAGCTCTACCATCAGGCTCGCGAGGCCAATATCAACGCCATTCTGGCAGGCCACTACGCGACCGAAACATTCGGCGTTCGGAGCCTACAGACACTGGTCGACGACTGGGGACTGTCGACGAGCTACCACGCTCACCCGACTGATCTCTGA
- a CDS encoding methyl-accepting chemotaxis protein — MSTEQSLNFIRGSYAAKLTLSLLGVVGIVVGAGLFVHIEAVEALGAGSGELGSSILGLILLTVISLALIGVTIGSQTIISLRHLAGKADRMADGDLDVELETERSDEIGQLYRSFESMRRSLRQEISAADEARHEAEDATQEAQAARDEMERRASRIEQQAESYERTMRQVANGDLTQRVDPNGESEAMQQVGLAFNEMLDELEGTIGEVTTFADTVGDAASGVDTRAEELQRTSGGVSDAVEDISEGAHKQTENLREVANEMDGLSSGAEEVAATVETVAQTTENATEAGTEGESAAADALEQMAAVEETTDETMEDIEALDEEMTEIGEIADMISEIAEQTNLLALNASIEAARAGEEGAGFAVVAEEVKSLAEETKEAASEIDGKIQSVQERTGDAVAGMDETTIRISQGVETVEGAIDQLNNVIEYVDEIDSSMSEINKTTEDQARAAGAVVDMIDEVASISEQTSNAADNVTDTTEQQLKSLETVEHEAGELGSQAEKLLAVLDQFDISTDGPGRSGGSTNQITVDNSPTGGSSKAATDGGKHTDDGGFQFGDDR, encoded by the coding sequence ATGAGTACGGAGCAGTCACTGAACTTCATCCGCGGAAGCTACGCGGCAAAGCTGACGTTGTCGCTGCTCGGGGTCGTCGGAATCGTCGTCGGCGCCGGGCTGTTCGTGCATATCGAGGCAGTCGAGGCGCTCGGAGCCGGCAGCGGGGAGTTGGGGTCGAGCATCCTCGGCCTCATCCTGCTGACGGTAATCAGTCTCGCGCTGATCGGCGTCACCATCGGTAGCCAGACGATTATTTCGTTGCGCCATCTGGCCGGCAAGGCCGACCGGATGGCCGACGGTGATCTTGATGTCGAACTCGAAACCGAGCGCAGCGACGAAATCGGCCAGCTCTACCGCTCGTTCGAATCGATGCGTCGCTCCCTGCGACAGGAGATTTCGGCCGCCGACGAGGCCCGCCACGAGGCCGAAGACGCCACCCAAGAGGCCCAAGCGGCCCGCGACGAAATGGAGCGCCGAGCCTCCAGAATCGAACAGCAGGCCGAGAGCTACGAGCGAACGATGCGGCAGGTCGCCAACGGCGATCTGACCCAGCGCGTCGACCCCAACGGCGAAAGTGAGGCCATGCAGCAGGTCGGTCTCGCGTTCAACGAGATGCTCGACGAACTGGAAGGGACGATTGGCGAGGTCACAACGTTCGCCGACACCGTGGGCGACGCCGCAAGTGGCGTCGATACTCGTGCCGAAGAACTCCAGCGAACCAGTGGTGGCGTCTCGGATGCTGTCGAAGACATCTCCGAAGGAGCCCACAAACAGACCGAAAACCTCCGAGAGGTAGCCAACGAGATGGACGGGCTCTCCTCGGGTGCCGAAGAGGTCGCCGCAACCGTCGAAACGGTCGCCCAAACCACCGAGAACGCGACCGAGGCCGGAACCGAAGGCGAGTCCGCCGCCGCCGACGCGCTCGAACAGATGGCCGCCGTCGAGGAAACAACCGACGAAACGATGGAGGACATCGAGGCGCTCGACGAGGAGATGACCGAAATCGGCGAAATCGCGGATATGATCAGCGAGATCGCCGAGCAGACGAACCTCTTGGCCCTGAATGCCTCCATCGAGGCCGCCCGCGCGGGCGAAGAGGGCGCAGGGTTCGCGGTCGTTGCCGAAGAGGTCAAATCGCTTGCCGAGGAGACCAAAGAGGCCGCCAGCGAGATCGACGGCAAAATCCAGAGCGTCCAAGAGCGAACCGGCGATGCGGTCGCCGGAATGGACGAAACCACCATTCGAATCAGCCAAGGCGTCGAAACTGTCGAGGGTGCAATCGATCAACTCAACAACGTCATCGAGTACGTCGACGAGATCGACAGCAGTATGAGCGAGATCAACAAGACGACCGAAGACCAGGCCCGCGCCGCCGGCGCGGTCGTCGACATGATCGACGAAGTCGCGTCGATCAGCGAGCAGACGTCCAATGCGGCCGACAACGTGACCGATACCACCGAACAGCAGCTCAAGAGCCTCGAAACAGTCGAACACGAGGCCGGCGAGCTCGGTTCGCAAGCCGAGAAACTGTTGGCTGTCCTCGATCAGTTCGATATCTCGACGGATGGGCCGGGGCGATCCGGTGGGTCGACCAACCAGATCACAGTCGACAACTCGCCGACAGGGGGGAGCTCGAAAGCAGCCACCGACGGCGGCAAACACACTGACGACGGTGGCTTCCAGTTCGGTGATGACCGATGA
- a CDS encoding DUF7511 domain-containing protein, with translation MTTDFIQWPNGFAVPPTNYPLQNSVIEPLLWSLGDAPPDLTDEVIFEGRTTTTADGDEEYTVSPAGLSPTEQMTHWITVDAAHVVSLANRR, from the coding sequence ATGACAACAGATTTTATCCAGTGGCCCAATGGTTTCGCCGTGCCCCCCACTAACTACCCCCTCCAGAACTCCGTTATCGAACCGCTGTTGTGGTCGCTGGGAGACGCTCCGCCGGATCTGACCGACGAGGTCATCTTCGAGGGGCGAACCACAACGACAGCCGACGGAGACGAAGAGTACACCGTTTCACCGGCCGGGTTGTCGCCGACAGAGCAGATGACACACTGGATTACGGTCGACGCGGCACACGTCGTCTCGCTCGCAAACAGGCGGTAA
- the hemA gene encoding glutamyl-tRNA reductase → MIRTGVITGVSVSHMNASVDEIEAASCADVVGRVAALRAKPGVSEAFALQTCNRSEAYVVTDHARQGREALAEVVADVREGAVDHMDHEESLRHLMRVAAGLDSLVLGEDQIIGQLKTAFEASRSADGIGPLLDDAITKAIHVGERARTETEINEGVVSLGSAAVELASRETALAGSTALVVGAGEMGSLAATALESAGVDRIVIANRTIPHATHIAETVETEASAIGLDAAAAAAEQATVVITATGSPDHVLDSEGLAAAGETICIDLAQPRDIEPAAAAVDGIAVYDIDDLESVTESTHRRRKVAAEEVKAMIDEEFDRLLALFKRKRADEAISAMYESAERVKNREVTTAVDKLEAHGELNDKQRDVIDSLADSLVGQLLSAPTKSLRDAAAEDDWTTIQTAMQLFNPEFDGEFPPSDGEMDEASTEDRPSERPDEIPEGVSPEDIPPHVLEQLSDD, encoded by the coding sequence ATGATTCGGACCGGTGTCATCACAGGCGTTAGCGTTTCGCATATGAACGCGAGCGTTGATGAGATCGAAGCCGCTAGCTGTGCCGATGTCGTCGGTCGGGTGGCTGCGCTTCGAGCAAAGCCGGGCGTTTCAGAGGCGTTCGCACTCCAGACATGCAACCGGTCGGAAGCCTACGTCGTCACTGATCACGCCCGGCAGGGTCGTGAGGCGCTGGCTGAGGTCGTTGCTGATGTTCGAGAGGGCGCCGTCGACCACATGGACCACGAGGAGAGCCTGCGGCATCTCATGCGTGTCGCCGCCGGGCTGGACTCGCTGGTCCTCGGCGAAGACCAGATTATTGGCCAACTCAAAACCGCCTTCGAGGCCTCGCGGTCGGCCGATGGGATCGGTCCGCTCCTCGACGATGCGATCACGAAGGCGATCCACGTCGGCGAACGCGCACGCACGGAAACCGAAATCAACGAGGGCGTCGTCTCGCTTGGCTCGGCGGCGGTGGAACTCGCCAGCCGAGAGACGGCGCTCGCCGGGTCGACCGCACTCGTCGTCGGCGCCGGTGAGATGGGATCGCTGGCGGCCACGGCGCTCGAATCGGCGGGCGTCGACCGGATCGTGATCGCCAACCGGACGATCCCACACGCGACACACATTGCCGAGACGGTCGAGACCGAGGCCAGCGCCATTGGGCTCGACGCGGCGGCCGCGGCCGCCGAGCAGGCCACGGTCGTCATCACAGCAACCGGGAGCCCGGATCACGTCCTCGACAGCGAGGGGCTCGCGGCGGCCGGAGAGACGATCTGTATCGATCTCGCTCAACCACGGGATATCGAGCCCGCGGCGGCCGCTGTCGACGGGATCGCGGTCTACGATATCGACGATCTCGAATCGGTCACCGAGTCAACCCATCGTCGGCGGAAGGTCGCCGCCGAGGAGGTCAAGGCCATGATCGACGAGGAGTTCGACCGACTGTTGGCGCTGTTTAAACGCAAGCGTGCCGACGAGGCGATCAGCGCGATGTACGAAAGCGCCGAGCGCGTCAAAAATCGGGAGGTCACCACTGCGGTCGACAAACTGGAGGCCCACGGCGAGTTGAACGACAAACAGCGCGACGTGATCGACTCGCTGGCGGATTCACTCGTCGGCCAGTTGCTGTCGGCTCCGACCAAGAGCCTGCGGGATGCGGCCGCCGAGGACGACTGGACGACGATCCAGACCGCGATGCAGCTATTTAATCCGGAGTTCGACGGCGAGTTCCCACCGAGCGACGGTGAAATGGACGAAGCGTCGACCGAGGACCGCCCATCGGAGAGGCCCGACGAGATCCCGGAGGGCGTCTCGCCGGAGGATATTCCACCCCACGTTCTCGAACAGTTATCCGACGATTAA
- a CDS encoding Sec-independent protein translocase subunit TatA/TatB, with protein MVTVLPLFGPVGPEMLIILLVLVLLFGANKIPKLARSTGQAMGEFKKGREDIEDELQEMSDPTADATSTTTDSEPVVEETEESDTETETEKAN; from the coding sequence ATGGTCACTGTACTTCCGCTGTTCGGCCCAGTCGGCCCCGAGATGCTGATCATCCTGCTCGTGTTAGTGCTCTTGTTCGGCGCGAACAAGATTCCGAAACTCGCCCGGTCGACCGGTCAGGCGATGGGTGAGTTCAAGAAAGGCCGCGAGGATATCGAAGACGAGCTCCAAGAGATGAGCGATCCGACCGCAGACGCTACCTCGACCACGACCGACAGCGAGCCGGTTGTCGAGGAGACTGAGGAGTCCGACACCGAGACGGAAACCGAGAAAGCAAACTAA
- the hisF gene encoding imidazole glycerol phosphate synthase subunit HisF, which yields MLTKRIIPCIDVDLDDDGNAAVYTGVNFEDLKYTGDPVEMAKAYNKAGADEFVFLDITASAEGRETMLETVSQVADECFIPLTVGGGIRTKEDIKETLRAGADKVSINTGALKRPELITEGATAFGSQCIVISVDARRRFDDEGDYYATVDGEECWFECTVKGGREGTGRDVVSWAIEAEERGAGELFVNSIDSDGTKDGYDIPLTKAVCDNVSTPVIASSGCGSPDHMAEVFTEAGADAGLAASIFHFDEYSIQEVKERLRSQNIPVRL from the coding sequence ATGCTAACCAAACGGATCATCCCCTGTATCGACGTCGACCTCGACGACGATGGCAACGCGGCGGTGTACACCGGTGTCAACTTCGAGGACCTCAAATACACCGGCGACCCCGTCGAGATGGCCAAAGCCTACAACAAGGCCGGTGCCGACGAGTTCGTGTTCCTCGATATTACCGCCTCCGCCGAGGGCCGAGAGACGATGCTCGAAACGGTCTCGCAGGTCGCCGACGAATGCTTTATTCCCCTGACTGTCGGCGGGGGAATCCGGACGAAAGAAGATATTAAAGAGACCCTACGGGCGGGCGCAGACAAGGTTTCGATCAACACGGGCGCGCTCAAACGGCCCGAACTCATCACCGAGGGCGCGACCGCCTTCGGCAGTCAGTGTATCGTCATCTCGGTCGACGCCCGCCGCCGATTCGACGACGAAGGCGACTATTACGCCACCGTCGACGGCGAGGAATGCTGGTTCGAGTGCACGGTCAAGGGTGGTCGTGAGGGGACTGGCCGGGATGTGGTCTCGTGGGCCATCGAAGCCGAAGAGCGCGGGGCTGGCGAACTGTTCGTCAACTCCATCGACAGCGACGGAACGAAGGACGGCTATGATATTCCACTCACGAAAGCCGTCTGTGATAACGTCTCAACGCCGGTGATCGCCTCATCGGGGTGTGGCTCGCCCGACCACATGGCCGAGGTGTTTACCGAAGCCGGAGCCGACGCCGGGCTTGCGGCCTCGATTTTCCACTTCGACGAGTACTCGATTCAGGAGGTTAAAGAGCGCCTTCGGTCACAGAACATCCCAGTTCGGCTCTGA